A single window of Nomascus leucogenys isolate Asia chromosome 18, Asia_NLE_v1, whole genome shotgun sequence DNA harbors:
- the TRAF7 gene encoding E3 ubiquitin-protein ligase TRAF7: MNSGKSARYNRFSGGPSNLPTPDVTTGTRMETTFGPAFSAVTTITKADGTSTYKQHCRTPSSSSTLAYSPRDEEDSMPPISTPRRSDSAISVRSLHSESSMSLRSTFSLPEEEEEPEPLVFAEQPSVKLCCQLCCSVFKDPVITTCGHTFCRRCALKSEKCPVDNVKLTVVVNNIAVAEQIGELFIHCRHGCRVAGGGKPPIFEVDPRGCPFTIKLSARKDHEGSCDYRPVRCPNNPSCPPLLRMNLEAHLKECEHIKCPHSKYGCTFIGNQDTYETHLETCRFEGLKEFLQQTDDRFHEMHVALAQKDQEIAFLRSMLGKLSEKIDQLEKSLELKFDVLDENQSKLSEDLMEFRRDASMLNDELSHINARLNMGILGSYDPQQIFKCKGTFVGHQGPVWCLCVYSMGDLLFSGSSDKTIKVWDTCTTYKCQKTLEGHDGIVLALCIQGCKLYSGSADCTIIVWDIQNLQKVNTIRAHDNPVCTLVSSHNMLFSGSLKAIKVWDIVGTELKLKKELTGLNHWVRALVAAQSYLYSGSYQTIKIWDIRNLECIHVLQTSGGSVYSIAVTNHHIVCGTYENLIHVWDIESKEQVRTLTGHVGTVYALAVISTPDQTKVFSASYDRSLRVWSMDNMICTQTLLRHQGSVTALAVSRGRLFSGAVDSTVKVWTC, encoded by the exons ATGAACTCAGGCAAGAGTGCCCGCTACAACCGCTTCTCCGGGGGGCCCagcaatcttcccaccccagACGTCACCACAGGG ACCAGAATGGAAACGACCTTTGGACCCGCCTTTTCGGCCGTCACCACCATCACAAAAG CTGACGGGACCAGCACCTACAAACAGCACTGCAGGACACCCTCCTCCTCCAGCACCCTTGCCTACTCCCCGCGGGACGAGGAGGACAGCATG CCCCCCATCAGCACTCCCCGCCGCTCCGACTCCGCCATCTCCGTCCGCTCCCTGCACTCAGAGTCCAGCATGTCTCTGCGCTCCACATTCTCACTgcccgaggaggaggaggagccg GAGCCACTGGTGTTTGCGGAGCAGCCCTCGGTGAAGCTGTGCTGTCAGCTCTGCTGCAGTGTCTTCAAAGACCCCGTGATCACCACGTGTGGG CACACGTTCTGTAGAAGATGTGCCTTGAAGTCAG AGAAGTGTCCTGTGGACAACGTCAAACTGACCGTCGTGGTGAACAACATCGCGGTGGCCGAGCAGATCGGGGAGCTCTTCATCCACTGCCGGCATGGCTGCCGGGTAGCGGGCGGCGGGAAGCCCCCCATCTTTGAGGTGGACCCCCGAGGGTGCCCCTTCACCATCAAGCTCAGCGCCCGGAA GGACCACGAGggcagctgtgactacaggcctGTGCGGTGTCCCAACAACCCCAGCTGCCCCCCGCTGCTCAGGATGAACCTGGAGGCCCACCTCAAGGAGTGTGAGCACATCAAATGCCCCCACTCCAAGTACGG GTGCACGTTCATCGGGAACCAGGACACTTACGAGACCCACCTGGAGACCTGCCGCTTCGAGGGCCTGAAGGAGTTTCTGCAGCAGACAGACGACCGCTTCCACGAGATGCACGTGGCGCTGGCCCAGAAGGACCAGGAGATCGCCTTCCTGCGCTCCATGCTGGGAAAGCTCTCAGAGAAGATCGACCAGCTAGAGAAGAGCCTGGAGCTCAAGTTTG ATGTCCTGGACGAAAACCAGAGCAAGCTCAGCGAGGACCTCATGGAGTTCCGGCGGGACGCATCCATGTTAAAC GACGAGCTGTCCCATATCAATGCTCGGCTGAACATGGGCATCCTAGGCT CCTACGACCCTCAGCAGATCTTCAAGTGCAAAGGGACCTTTGTGGGCCACCAGGGCCCTGTGTGGTGTCTCTGCGTCTACTCCATGGGTGACCTGCTCTTCAGCGGCTCCTCTGACAAGACCATCAAG GTGTGGGACACATGTACCACCTACAAGTGCCAGAAGACACTGGAGGGCCATGATGGCATCGTGCTGGCTCTCTGCATCCAGGG GTGCAAACTCTACAGCGGCTCTGCAGACTGCACCATCATT GTGTGGGACATCCAGAACCTGCAGAAGGTGAACACCATCCGGGCTCATGACAACCCGGTGTGCACGCTGGTCTCCTCACACAACATGCTCTTCAGCGGCTCCCTGAAGGCCATCAAG GTCTGGGACATCGTGGGCACTGAGCTGAAGTTGAAGAAGGAGCTCACGGGCCTCAACCACTGGGTGCGGGCCCTGGTGGCTGCCCAGAGCTACCTGTACAGCGGCTCCTACCAGACAATCAAG ATCTGGGACATCCGAAACCTCGAATGCATCCACGTCCTGCAGACGTCTGGTGGCAGCGTCTACTCCATTGCTGTGACAAATCACCACATTGTCTGTGGCACCTATGAGAACCTCATCCAC GTGTGGGACATTGAGTCCAAGGAGCAGGTGCGGACCCTCACGGGCCACGTGGGCACCGTGTATGCCCTGGCAGTCATCTCGACGCCAGACCAGACCAAAGTCTTCAGTGCATCCTACGACCGGTCCCTCAGG GTCTGGAGTATGGACAACATGATCTGCACACAGACCCTGCTGCGTCACCAGGGCAGTGTCACCGCGCTGGCTGTGTCCCGGGGCCGACTCTTCTCAGGGGCTGTGGATAGCACTGTGAAG GTTTGGACTTGCTAA